The genomic region GTGTCGGCGGTATCATGGGTACCCTGCTTGCGGGCGTCTTCTCTGCCACATCCCTTGGGGTTTTCTCCGGTTATGGTTTCGCTGAGGGCATTGAAACCATGGGGGGGCAGGTCTATGTCCAGTTTATCGGTGTGGTGGCGACTATTGTTTTTACCGCAGTTGTGAGCTATCTCATTCTCAAGCTGGTGGACAAGCTGGTGGGGCTGCGGGTCACAGAAGAGGACGAGATCCAAGGCCTGGATGTCGCACTGCACGAAGAGCGCGGTTACGACCTCTGATCAAATTCAGCCTGGAGTAACGGGAACCTGCCGGGCCGATGGTCCGGCGGGTTTTCTTTGGCCCGTTATTGACCTGATGGGCGGCGATAGCTGGCCAGGGCGCTGTCGGTTTCGTAGATTGCCACTTCGACGACGGGAAATCCCCCCTTTGCAACCTGATCAAAGATCAGGCGGGCGATGTTTTCGGCAGTGGGATTGTTTTTCATCACATAGACCCGTTCTCCTGCGGCCTGCAGCGTGGGCAGAATCGGATCGTCCTGGTGCATCAGCATGTTGTGGTCGAGCTCGCTGTCGATCCACTGCTTGACGAAACCCCCGATATCGCTGAAGTCGCAGACCATGCCCATCTCGTCCAGTTCGCTGCTCTCCAGACGAATCACCGCAGTGGCGTTGTGGCCATGCAGATAACGGCACTTGCCTTTGTGGTTGAGCAGGCGGTGCCCGTAGCAGAAATGAATCTCTTTGGTGACGGTGTACATGTCAGCGGTATCTTGATCTGAAAGAGGCTGGAGTATAAGGCCTGATTTAAGTGCCCGCCACTGCCGGTGCTCTGTGCATGTGAAAATTACGTGTACAGCGTCCCTCTT from Gammaproteobacteria bacterium (ex Lamellibrachia satsuma) harbors:
- a CDS encoding 6-carboxytetrahydropterin synthase codes for the protein MYTVTKEIHFCYGHRLLNHKGKCRYLHGHNATAVIRLESSELDEMGMVCDFSDIGGFVKQWIDSELDHNMLMHQDDPILPTLQAAGERVYVMKNNPTAENIARLIFDQVAKGGFPVVEVAIYETDSALASYRRPSGQ